A genomic segment from [Flavobacterium] thermophilum encodes:
- the mcp3_1 gene encoding Methyl-accepting chemotaxis protein 3: MIFARRAERKIKRELDQPRREETQGGPQQIARQIVVAVDQLKAAMEQMKMAALSLNDISDSSRNSAAELMDHSEKTVEYTEKVANKMRTIEEAAREIAASSRDMYASSQQFSEHWLHSWNSLETLQKEIRTLRSHHETLLEQMDHLVHHSRRINEIISAIGEISQKTKILSLNANIEAARAGEHGRGFAVVAREIGMLANQTSEAVQQTQDILSLIQREIAATTDIVREETRQIDVEEKEMEAIMSFLHLLQRQLNDMTDLVSSSVRSASGQSDSVKEIAVLLEEIVQLSRENQRFVERVTADMNEQHESVEQILRINEALQKTAEELQQTVGRDWMRETISVDDAVVKNTIQKLSALLQSAPLEQMDEAMHQRVLDRFLSENGEIEAVWSNRLDGAFVYSNPPAGLVNAKVRSWFQEACRGTVYVSDPYVSALTKHLCVTVSAPIRDHNGQIVGVIGVDLSLVK; encoded by the coding sequence TTGATTTTTGCGAGACGTGCGGAACGAAAAATAAAGCGCGAACTGGATCAGCCTCGACGTGAGGAAACGCAGGGAGGACCGCAACAAATTGCAAGGCAAATTGTTGTGGCGGTTGATCAGCTCAAAGCAGCGATGGAACAGATGAAGATGGCGGCACTTTCGCTGAATGACATTTCCGATTCAAGCCGGAATAGTGCGGCAGAGCTGATGGACCATAGCGAGAAAACGGTGGAGTATACGGAAAAAGTGGCGAACAAAATGCGAACAATCGAGGAGGCGGCTAGGGAAATCGCTGCATCTTCACGTGATATGTATGCGAGCAGCCAGCAGTTTTCCGAACATTGGCTGCATTCATGGAATTCATTGGAGACGTTGCAAAAAGAAATTCGAACACTGCGCTCCCACCATGAAACATTATTGGAACAAATGGACCATCTCGTTCATCATTCGCGACGCATCAATGAAATTATATCAGCGATCGGCGAGATTTCGCAGAAAACGAAAATTTTGTCGCTCAATGCCAATATTGAGGCGGCTCGTGCGGGAGAACATGGGCGCGGGTTTGCGGTCGTCGCGCGGGAAATCGGCATGTTGGCGAATCAAACATCGGAAGCTGTCCAGCAAACACAGGATATTTTGTCCCTTATTCAACGCGAAATCGCAGCGACAACCGATATCGTTCGCGAAGAAACAAGGCAAATCGATGTCGAAGAGAAAGAAATGGAAGCGATTATGTCGTTCCTTCATTTGCTGCAGCGACAGCTGAATGATATGACGGACCTCGTCTCCTCTTCTGTCCGGTCAGCGTCTGGGCAGTCGGACAGCGTGAAAGAAATCGCCGTTCTCCTAGAAGAAATCGTGCAATTGAGCCGGGAAAATCAACGGTTTGTCGAGCGAGTGACGGCGGATATGAACGAACAGCATGAAAGCGTCGAACAGATTTTGCGCATTAATGAAGCGCTGCAAAAGACAGCGGAGGAGCTGCAGCAAACGGTCGGACGTGATTGGATGAGAGAAACGATTTCTGTCGATGATGCGGTCGTGAAAAACACGATTCAGAAACTATCGGCTTTGCTTCAGTCAGCTCCGTTGGAACAAATGGATGAGGCCATGCATCAACGCGTGCTGGATCGATTTTTATCTGAGAATGGAGAGATTGAGGCTGTCTGGTCGAATCGTCTTGATGGGGCGTTTGTCTATTCGAATCCGCCGGCGGGCTTGGTCAACGCCAAAGTCCGGTCGTGGTTTCAGGAAGCTTGTAGAGGAACAGTGTATGTTTCCGATCCGTATGTATCGGCATTGACGAAACATCTTTGCGTCACGGTGTCCGCTCCCATTAGGGATCATAACGGTCAAATTGTCGGGGTCATTGGAGTGGATTTGTCGCTTGTGAAATGA
- the idnT_1 gene encoding 5-keto-D-gluconate transporter has protein sequence MLIASVANVTLDQKSEAAKVLRFIGDPIVALLIATVYSFFSLGYARGFNRDAVLKFANDCLGPVVNILLVIGAGGAFNKVLLDSGIGEQIAEVAKHSHFSPLLLGWGIAALIRVATGSATVSMMTAAGIVAPIAATMPGTNMELLVLATGAGSLILSHVNDSGFWMIKEYFGMTVKETLMIWTVMETIISVVAFVFILLLNMVL, from the coding sequence ATGTTGATTGCCTCTGTGGCAAACGTGACGCTTGATCAAAAGTCAGAAGCGGCGAAAGTGCTGCGCTTTATCGGCGACCCGATTGTTGCGCTCTTGATCGCGACGGTTTATTCGTTCTTTAGCTTAGGCTACGCCCGCGGCTTCAACCGCGACGCTGTCTTGAAATTTGCCAACGACTGCCTCGGCCCGGTCGTGAACATCCTGCTTGTCATCGGGGCGGGCGGCGCATTCAACAAAGTGCTGCTTGATTCCGGCATCGGCGAACAAATCGCGGAAGTGGCGAAACACTCGCACTTCTCTCCGCTCCTGTTAGGCTGGGGCATTGCGGCGCTCATTCGCGTAGCGACGGGATCGGCGACCGTCTCGATGATGACCGCTGCCGGCATCGTTGCCCCCATCGCGGCTACCATGCCGGGAACGAATATGGAACTGCTTGTCTTGGCGACCGGCGCGGGTTCGTTGATCTTGTCGCACGTCAATGACTCCGGCTTCTGGATGATCAAAGAATATTTCGGCATGACGGTGAAAGAAACGCTCATGATATGGACAGTCATGGAAACGATTATTTCGGTGGTGGCGTTTGTCTTCATTTTGTTATTGAATATGGTTCTCTAG
- the xylB_2 gene encoding Xylulose kinase, protein MAIYGDVVIGIDIGTTSTKAVVFDGRGKVLASHAVDYPIIQPHPGFAEQDPDELFAAVVQAVGAVTVRHGIRPEQVKAMGLSAAMHSIMALDESGRPLTRLLIWADNRSVAQTERLWKEQNGLAIYRRTGTPIHPMSPLSKLLWLKEEQPNVFQQARRFVSVKDYVLHRLYGDYVADHSMASATGLFRLDTLDWDEEALALVGIRRDQLPRLVPATHVMTGMKREWAEKMGVAPDVPVVVGASDGVLANVGVGAVLPGEAAITIGTSGAVRTIAAKPTTDEKGRTFCYALTPGYWVVGGPTNNGGILLRWLRDEFGAQEREVAKKLGMDPYDLLTKYAERVPPGSEGLVFLPFLSGERAPYWNANARGTFFGLGLHHRREHLIRAVMEGVCFSILSVALAICDVTGPMSEIRVSGGFAKSPFWRQMLSDMLGKPLIVPQTHEASALGAAAVALYALGELPSLETVKTWIDTTARHEPKEEHTLIYAELFDLYARLYERLKEEFDIIAAFQWRSG, encoded by the coding sequence ATGGCGATTTATGGGGACGTCGTCATTGGGATTGATATTGGAACGACAAGTACGAAAGCGGTCGTGTTTGACGGGCGGGGGAAGGTGCTGGCTTCTCACGCTGTCGACTATCCGATCATCCAGCCGCATCCGGGATTTGCCGAGCAGGATCCCGATGAACTGTTCGCGGCGGTCGTTCAAGCGGTCGGGGCGGTGACGGTCCGCCACGGCATCCGCCCAGAACAAGTGAAAGCGATGGGTTTGAGTGCGGCGATGCACTCGATTATGGCGCTTGACGAGTCGGGCCGGCCGCTCACCCGCCTCCTCATCTGGGCGGACAACCGAAGCGTGGCTCAAACGGAGCGGCTGTGGAAAGAGCAAAACGGGCTTGCCATTTACCGGCGGACGGGGACGCCGATCCATCCGATGTCGCCGCTATCGAAATTGCTTTGGCTCAAGGAGGAGCAGCCGAACGTATTTCAGCAAGCACGGCGGTTTGTGTCGGTGAAAGATTACGTGTTGCACCGTCTGTATGGCGACTATGTCGCTGACCATTCCATGGCATCGGCGACGGGTTTATTCCGATTGGACACGCTCGATTGGGACGAGGAGGCGCTCGCCCTTGTCGGCATCCGCCGCGACCAGCTGCCGCGGCTCGTTCCCGCCACTCATGTCATGACCGGGATGAAAAGAGAATGGGCGGAAAAAATGGGAGTCGCTCCGGATGTGCCTGTTGTCGTCGGAGCAAGCGACGGCGTGCTCGCCAACGTCGGCGTCGGGGCGGTGCTCCCAGGTGAAGCGGCCATCACGATCGGAACGAGCGGGGCGGTGCGGACGATCGCGGCAAAACCGACGACCGATGAAAAAGGGCGGACGTTTTGTTATGCGTTGACGCCCGGCTATTGGGTCGTCGGCGGACCGACGAACAACGGCGGCATTTTGCTTCGCTGGCTGCGCGATGAGTTCGGCGCCCAGGAGCGGGAAGTGGCGAAAAAGCTCGGAATGGATCCATACGATTTGTTGACGAAATACGCCGAACGTGTTCCACCTGGATCCGAGGGGCTGGTGTTTTTGCCGTTTTTATCGGGCGAGCGGGCGCCGTATTGGAACGCGAACGCGCGCGGAACGTTTTTTGGACTTGGCCTTCATCATCGACGTGAACATTTGATTCGTGCCGTGATGGAAGGCGTCTGCTTCAGCATCCTATCCGTCGCCTTGGCCATTTGCGATGTCACGGGGCCGATGTCGGAAATCCGTGTCTCGGGCGGATTCGCCAAGTCGCCGTTTTGGCGGCAAATGCTTTCTGATATGCTCGGCAAACCGCTCATCGTGCCGCAGACGCACGAGGCGTCGGCGCTGGGGGCGGCTGCGGTGGCGCTTTACGCGTTAGGCGAGCTGCCGTCGCTGGAAACGGTGAAAACGTGGATCGACACAACGGCCCGCCATGAGCCGAAGGAAGAACATACGCTCATTTACGCTGAACTGTTTGATTTGTATGCCCGCTTGTATGAGCGATTGAAAGAGGAATTTGACATCATCGCTGCGTTTCAGTGGCGGAGTGGGTAA
- the rbsR gene encoding Ribose operon repressor, with product MKKVTMADVAKLANVSKSTVSQYLNKRYEYMSEETRKRIAEAIEELGYQPNIIARSLKQKTTATIGVIVFNMLHMMTTQVLHAIEEECQKRGFQVIVCNSGDDPDKEKTYVDTLLAKQVDGLIVFPTGKNEDVYRRLVEERFPLVFVDRMVPGVEADSVLLDNAGAAEMAVQYFASYGRDRIAIVTPPHVSYNVPRMERLEGFRAAMEKRGFEVGDQNVIAAEPAALPGELKKRFMESERPNALFAINDLTLMGVLRFVKDAGVRVPDEVAIINIDDVPFADIYTPALTTIAQPTFAMGKKAAERVFEQMKAKKADGPRVFRFSPVLMERTSIKREKA from the coding sequence TTGAAAAAAGTAACGATGGCCGATGTCGCGAAATTGGCCAACGTTTCGAAAAGTACGGTGTCACAATACTTAAATAAGCGCTATGAGTATATGAGCGAGGAGACGAGAAAACGCATCGCCGAGGCGATTGAAGAGCTTGGGTATCAGCCGAACATCATCGCCCGCAGTTTGAAGCAAAAGACGACAGCGACCATTGGCGTGATTGTTTTTAATATGCTTCATATGATGACAACGCAAGTGCTGCACGCCATTGAAGAGGAATGCCAAAAGCGCGGGTTTCAAGTCATTGTCTGCAATTCCGGCGATGATCCGGATAAGGAAAAAACATATGTTGATACGCTGCTGGCGAAGCAAGTGGACGGGTTGATCGTGTTTCCAACAGGGAAGAACGAGGACGTCTACCGCCGTCTTGTCGAGGAACGGTTTCCGCTTGTGTTTGTCGACCGGATGGTGCCGGGAGTGGAGGCAGACAGCGTGCTGCTTGATAATGCAGGTGCAGCGGAAATGGCGGTTCAGTATTTCGCTTCCTATGGCCGCGATCGGATTGCGATTGTCACCCCGCCGCATGTCTCTTACAACGTGCCGCGGATGGAGCGGTTGGAAGGGTTTCGGGCGGCTATGGAGAAAAGGGGATTTGAAGTTGGCGATCAAAACGTCATCGCCGCTGAACCTGCCGCGCTGCCTGGGGAGCTGAAGAAGCGGTTCATGGAATCGGAGCGGCCGAACGCCTTGTTTGCGATTAACGACTTGACGTTAATGGGCGTTTTGCGGTTTGTGAAAGACGCAGGGGTTCGTGTGCCGGATGAGGTGGCGATCATCAACATCGATGATGTACCGTTTGCCGACATTTACACGCCGGCGCTGACAACCATCGCCCAGCCGACGTTTGCGATGGGGAAGAAAGCAGCTGAGCGCGTGTTTGAACAAATGAAAGCGAAAAAAGCCGACGGTCCGCGCGTATTTCGTTTCTCCCCGGTATTGATGGAACGGACATCGATCAAACGGGAGAAGGCATGA